The stretch of DNA GAAATCATTGTCTCAGCTGCAATTGAAGCGATTAAACCAAAATTTTAATTTCCCTTAGGTAAACTCCCGGATTTGCCGGGAGTTTACCTAAGGGAAATTATTCAAAGCCATCGAGTTGGCTCTCTACCGGTGTTTTGCTCCCATCAACCCCATGAACGATCGAGACAGCCATGTGCGGCAGGTTCGCATTCTTCGTCAAGGGCCAGTTCGGCTACGAGTCCCTGCAGTTGTCGGAACCGCCGCGCTTCGAGCGGTACAACATCGCGCCGTCCCAGGAGATCCTCGCCATTCGCACCGCCCCGGAGGCGGGACGCCCTGAATGGGTCATGCTTCGCTGGGGCTTGGTGCCTTTCTGGTCCAAGGAACCCGGGGGCAAACGTCCGCTCATCAATGCCCGGGCCGAAGGGATCGAGGCCAAGCCTTCCTTCCGGGGTCCTGTGCGGCACCGTCGCTGCATCGTCCCCGCAAGCGGATTCTACGAGTGGGGTCGCCAGGGGACAGGCAAGCAACCCTATTTTGTACGGCCTGCTAAGGAGGAGGTCTTTGCCCTGGCCGGCATTTGGGACCACTGG from Candidatus Cloacimonadota bacterium encodes:
- a CDS encoding SOS response-associated peptidase, with product MCGRFAFFVKGQFGYESLQLSEPPRFERYNIAPSQEILAIRTAPEAGRPEWVMLRWGLVPFWSKEPGGKRPLINARAEGIEAKPSFRGPVRHRRCIVPASGFYEWGRQGTGKQPYFVRPAKEEVFALAGIWDHWEGKQGEVIESVAIITTSANELVQPIHDRMPVILEEEDVAEWIATATKLEKALAMLKPCSSARLVAYPVSSLVNSARHDGPECLARVSQMLPGQL